The Microbulbifer sp. YPW1 genome contains a region encoding:
- a CDS encoding YciI family protein, whose product MSTKNARYSLGFILSLGMLFNAASTTASETGAATVDSATYDAELANSLGADDYGMHRYVMALLKAGPNRDRDAKAAAELQRAHMANIRRLANEGVLVLAGPFFGGSELRGIYVFDVDSVEEARKLVESDPAVKAGSLVMELHPWYGSAAVKSINDVHKRIAKQAP is encoded by the coding sequence ATGAGCACCAAAAATGCCCGCTATTCCCTTGGCTTTATTTTGAGCCTGGGTATGCTGTTTAACGCCGCCAGCACCACTGCCAGCGAAACCGGTGCTGCGACCGTCGACAGCGCCACCTACGATGCCGAGCTGGCGAACAGCCTGGGCGCAGATGATTATGGTATGCATCGGTATGTCATGGCGTTACTTAAAGCGGGCCCAAACCGAGATCGCGATGCAAAAGCTGCTGCGGAATTGCAGCGTGCACACATGGCAAATATCCGGCGCCTGGCCAATGAGGGTGTACTGGTGCTCGCGGGGCCGTTCTTTGGCGGCAGCGAGCTGCGTGGTATCTACGTTTTTGACGTGGACTCTGTGGAAGAAGCGCGCAAACTGGTTGAGAGCGATCCTGCGGTAAAAGCCGGTAGCCTGGTGATGGAACTGCATCCTTGGTACGGTTCTGCCGCCGTGAAATCCATCAACGATGTCCATAAACGTATCGCCAAGCAAGCACCGTGA
- a CDS encoding VOC family protein — MLDHIGLTAHDYQRSKVFYQSALAPLGYELVSEIAGWAAFGWGGKPQLLIKGGSTTAPAVHIAFSAEDRETVQAFYDAALQAGGKDNGAPGLRPEYHDHYFSAYVLDPDGHNIEVVCHIPADAF, encoded by the coding sequence ATGCTGGATCATATTGGGCTGACAGCGCACGACTACCAGCGCAGCAAAGTGTTCTACCAGTCCGCACTGGCGCCCCTCGGTTACGAGCTGGTCTCGGAAATCGCCGGGTGGGCGGCCTTCGGATGGGGCGGAAAACCCCAGTTGTTGATCAAGGGCGGCTCCACCACGGCGCCCGCCGTACATATCGCATTCAGTGCAGAAGACCGGGAAACGGTGCAGGCGTTTTACGATGCCGCACTCCAGGCCGGGGGCAAGGATAACGGTGCGCCAGGATTGCGCCCGGAATATCACGATCACTACTTCAGCGCCTACGTACTCGACCCCGATGGGCACAATATTGAAGTGGTGTGCCATATTCCCGCCGACGCGTTTTGA
- a CDS encoding cupin domain-containing protein produces the protein MSVKLLRIQEGKGERDAGPVAQEKVLAGAPQQLTEHFFTNAKENFFCGVWSSDAGKWTLTYGEDEFCYIIEGEAIITDAEGTSEKVSQGDAFCIPAGFEGTWETIGSVKKFYAIYEE, from the coding sequence ATGTCGGTAAAACTGTTGCGTATCCAGGAAGGCAAGGGTGAGCGGGATGCGGGGCCTGTCGCCCAGGAAAAAGTACTGGCGGGCGCGCCCCAGCAATTGACCGAGCATTTCTTTACCAATGCGAAGGAGAACTTCTTTTGCGGTGTCTGGTCTTCGGATGCGGGCAAGTGGACGCTCACTTACGGTGAAGATGAGTTCTGCTACATCATCGAGGGCGAAGCGATCATTACCGATGCCGAAGGTACCAGTGAAAAGGTTTCTCAGGGGGATGCGTTCTGTATTCCGGCGGGATTTGAGGGGACCTGGGAGACCATCGGTTCGGTGAAGAAGTTTTATGCGATTTACGAGGAGTAA
- a CDS encoding universal stress protein, translating to MQNILVILDKPKHEQIALERALELAQKSGAKLQLVSFVYEPVVSIPMLSGSILNITDQIQKERGRWLDALKQEYTLPEGSSAEVIWHHDIPSWTLGYLADNQIDLVVKTAQKQYGRGGFGSIDWRLIESLPTPLWLAVSTHWIKRDRIVAALDPAVENTLHVELNQRALKLGEQFGKLLGAELEAVACVPATDEIKDLDKFREQAGALLQAVDKVIADSGVDCKKTHFVTGKPAAEVNRVVDRNKARMILVGRGVRKGPKGFLLGNTAERILGRANTDILIVP from the coding sequence ATGCAGAATATTCTTGTCATTCTCGACAAGCCCAAACACGAACAGATCGCCCTGGAACGCGCCCTTGAACTGGCGCAGAAGTCCGGTGCCAAGTTGCAGCTTGTCAGTTTTGTGTACGAGCCCGTGGTGTCTATTCCCATGCTGTCCGGGTCGATTCTCAATATTACCGATCAGATACAGAAAGAGCGCGGACGGTGGCTGGACGCATTGAAACAGGAGTACACACTCCCTGAAGGCTCCAGTGCCGAAGTCATCTGGCACCACGATATCCCCTCCTGGACCCTCGGATACCTCGCCGACAACCAGATCGACCTGGTAGTGAAAACCGCCCAGAAACAGTATGGCCGCGGCGGCTTTGGTTCTATTGACTGGCGCCTGATCGAAAGCCTGCCCACGCCACTGTGGCTCGCCGTCAGCACCCACTGGATCAAGCGCGATCGCATTGTGGCCGCGCTGGACCCCGCCGTGGAAAATACCCTGCACGTAGAACTCAACCAGCGCGCGCTCAAGCTCGGCGAGCAATTCGGCAAGCTGCTCGGAGCCGAACTCGAAGCCGTAGCCTGTGTGCCCGCCACGGACGAGATCAAGGATCTGGATAAATTTCGCGAGCAGGCCGGTGCCCTGTTGCAAGCGGTCGACAAGGTGATCGCCGACAGTGGCGTAGACTGCAAGAAAACCCATTTCGTTACCGGCAAGCCCGCCGCCGAGGTCAATCGCGTGGTCGACCGCAACAAGGCGCGAATGATCCTGGTCGGGCGCGGGGTGCGCAAAGGGCCAAAAGGTTTCCTGCTGGGCAATACCGCCGAGCGTATTCTCGGGCGCGCGAATACCGACATACTTATTGTCCCCTGA
- a CDS encoding TIGR00341 family protein, whose translation MKLLSILADAKDADRIAAIAESCTAEEFRLDAHVPSGHQSMRMLVSDDKVQSALDLLAPLVECVAGARVLVIPVEVSLPQQSEEERKKEDAALAAREALYASAEKSARLDRDYLVLVVLSTLVAAIGLLEDNVAVIIGAMVIAPLLGPNMAFGLGTALGDTALMRSALASLSVGVLVAAGISVVIGLVWPWGTYSEELLARTNVGWDSVALALASGAAAALSMTTGLSSVLVGVMVAVALLPPAATFGMMIGAGKWQLAAGAGLLLAVNVVCVNLACKLVFLMKGIAPRTWWQKKSAHRSMKIYITVWVVTLLLLSLAIHLRNQFNLQ comes from the coding sequence ATGAAGTTACTCTCGATTCTCGCGGATGCGAAAGATGCTGATCGCATAGCCGCTATTGCAGAATCCTGTACCGCTGAAGAATTCCGCCTGGATGCCCACGTGCCCAGTGGGCACCAGAGCATGCGCATGCTGGTGAGTGACGATAAGGTGCAGTCCGCGCTGGACCTGCTCGCGCCCCTGGTGGAGTGCGTGGCCGGTGCGCGGGTACTGGTGATCCCGGTGGAGGTCTCGCTGCCGCAGCAGAGCGAGGAAGAGCGCAAGAAAGAAGATGCGGCGCTGGCCGCGCGTGAGGCCCTCTACGCCAGCGCGGAGAAAAGCGCGCGTTTGGATCGGGATTACCTGGTGCTGGTAGTACTTTCCACCCTTGTCGCCGCTATCGGGTTGCTGGAAGACAATGTGGCGGTGATCATCGGCGCCATGGTGATTGCCCCACTGCTAGGCCCCAATATGGCGTTCGGACTGGGGACGGCGCTGGGGGACACGGCGCTGATGCGCAGTGCGCTGGCTTCGCTGTCTGTGGGTGTGCTGGTTGCCGCCGGTATTTCCGTAGTGATCGGACTGGTTTGGCCCTGGGGAACCTACAGCGAGGAATTGCTGGCGCGTACTAATGTAGGGTGGGATTCGGTGGCTCTGGCCCTCGCCTCCGGCGCCGCGGCGGCACTTTCCATGACCACAGGATTATCGAGTGTGCTGGTGGGTGTAATGGTCGCGGTGGCCCTACTGCCGCCGGCCGCCACTTTCGGAATGATGATCGGTGCGGGCAAGTGGCAACTGGCTGCCGGGGCGGGCCTGTTGCTGGCAGTAAACGTGGTGTGCGTGAACCTGGCCTGCAAACTGGTGTTCCTCATGAAGGGCATTGCGCCGCGCACCTGGTGGCAAAAAAAATCCGCCCATCGCTCCATGAAAATCTATATCACCGTGTGGGTGGTTACCCTGTTGTTACTCTCCCTGGCGATTCACCTGCGCAACCAATTCAATCTCCAGTAG
- the acs gene encoding acetate--CoA ligase, whose protein sequence is MSEVHLHPVPEKFAADALVRNEDYQRMYQQSVEDPEGFWSQQAKDFLQWSKPFTKVVEEDLTKGHAAWFADGELNVSVNCIDRHLPARAQQTAFIWEGDDPADSKTITYSELHEQVCRLANLLKARGVEKGDRVCIYMPMIPEAAYAMLACSRIGAVHSVVFGGFSPDSLKDRILDSDCRLVITADEGVRGGRKVPLKANVDKALAKCPDVHTAIVVKRTGANVDWDSKRDIWYAESVAEQSTECAPEPMNSEDPLFILYTSGSTGKPKGVLHTTAGYLLMSTMTFKYAFDYKEGDVFWCTADVGWITGHSYIVYGPLAAGAISLMFEGVPTYPDASRCWQVVEKHKVNTFYTAPTAIRALMGAGDDYVTKCDRSSLKLLGTVGEPINPEAWEWYFKVVGEERCPIVDTWWQTETGAHLITPLPGATDLKPGSATRPFFGVQPAILDEKGQEIDGEGEGALVMKASWPSMIRSVFGDHQRMIDTYFSTFPGYYFTGDGARRDADGYYWITGRIDDVLNVSGHRLGTAEIESAIVLHEDTAEAAVVGYPHDIKGQGIYCYVTLKNGREPSEELRKELIDLCVQEIGPIAKPDIIQWAPGLPKTRSGKIMRRILRKIACNELDSLGDTSTLADPSVVEELVDHRANK, encoded by the coding sequence ATGTCTGAAGTGCACCTACACCCAGTGCCGGAAAAATTCGCCGCCGATGCCCTCGTTCGCAACGAGGACTATCAGCGCATGTACCAGCAGTCGGTAGAAGACCCCGAGGGATTCTGGTCCCAGCAGGCCAAAGATTTCCTGCAGTGGAGCAAGCCCTTTACCAAGGTGGTCGAGGAAGACCTGACCAAGGGCCACGCGGCCTGGTTTGCCGACGGTGAACTGAATGTCTCCGTCAACTGTATCGACCGCCACCTGCCCGCACGGGCCCAGCAGACCGCGTTTATCTGGGAAGGCGACGACCCCGCCGACAGCAAAACCATCACCTACAGCGAGCTGCACGAACAGGTATGTCGCCTGGCCAACCTGCTCAAGGCGCGCGGTGTGGAGAAGGGCGATCGCGTCTGTATCTACATGCCGATGATCCCGGAAGCGGCCTACGCCATGCTCGCCTGTAGCCGGATTGGTGCGGTGCACTCCGTGGTATTCGGCGGCTTCTCGCCGGACTCCCTCAAGGACCGGATTCTCGATTCCGATTGCCGCCTGGTGATCACCGCTGACGAAGGCGTGCGCGGCGGTCGCAAGGTGCCCCTGAAAGCCAATGTGGACAAGGCCCTGGCCAAATGCCCGGACGTACACACCGCCATCGTGGTGAAGCGTACCGGTGCCAATGTGGACTGGGACAGCAAACGCGACATCTGGTACGCCGAGTCCGTTGCCGAGCAGAGCACCGAGTGCGCGCCGGAGCCGATGAATTCGGAAGACCCGCTGTTTATCCTCTACACCTCCGGCTCCACAGGTAAACCCAAGGGTGTGCTGCACACCACCGCCGGTTACCTGCTGATGTCCACCATGACCTTCAAATACGCCTTCGATTACAAAGAGGGCGACGTATTCTGGTGTACAGCGGATGTGGGCTGGATCACCGGCCACAGCTACATCGTTTACGGCCCGCTGGCAGCCGGTGCCATCTCGCTGATGTTCGAAGGTGTGCCCACTTATCCTGATGCGTCCCGCTGCTGGCAGGTGGTGGAAAAGCACAAGGTGAATACCTTTTACACCGCCCCCACCGCAATCCGCGCATTAATGGGTGCCGGCGACGACTACGTTACCAAGTGCGACCGCAGTTCCCTGAAGCTGTTGGGAACGGTGGGTGAACCGATCAATCCGGAAGCCTGGGAGTGGTACTTCAAGGTAGTAGGCGAGGAGCGCTGTCCGATCGTCGATACCTGGTGGCAGACCGAAACCGGCGCCCACCTGATCACGCCGCTGCCCGGCGCCACGGATCTCAAACCCGGCTCCGCCACCCGTCCATTCTTCGGCGTGCAGCCTGCGATTCTGGACGAGAAGGGGCAGGAAATCGACGGCGAAGGCGAGGGTGCTCTGGTGATGAAGGCCAGCTGGCCGAGCATGATCCGCAGTGTATTTGGCGACCACCAGCGCATGATCGACACTTATTTCTCCACCTTCCCCGGCTACTACTTTACCGGTGACGGGGCGCGCCGCGATGCCGATGGTTATTACTGGATTACCGGGCGTATCGACGATGTGCTTAACGTCTCCGGCCATCGCCTCGGTACCGCGGAGATCGAGAGTGCAATCGTGTTGCACGAGGATACCGCCGAGGCCGCTGTGGTGGGTTACCCCCACGATATCAAGGGGCAGGGTATTTACTGCTACGTCACCCTGAAAAACGGTCGCGAGCCCTCCGAGGAGTTGCGCAAGGAGCTGATCGACCTGTGTGTGCAGGAAATTGGCCCTATCGCCAAACCCGATATCATCCAGTGGGCCCCGGGGCTGCCCAAAACCCGCTCCGGCAAAATCATGCGGCGTATACTGCGCAAGATTGCCTGTAACGAGCTGGATTCGCTCGGCGATACTTCTACGCTCGCCGATCCTTCTGTGGTTGAAGAGCTCGTGGATCATCGGGCTAATAAGTAA
- a CDS encoding histone deacetylase family protein, with translation MPIVGFFTSPACGLHDMGAEHPESPARLDAIQDQLLSSGMEYVLRFFDAPKATRSQLGLVHTPDYVDSIFARAPSEGFEALDEDTRMCPESLDAALHAAGAAVDAVDRVIAGEVNSAFCSVRPPGHHAERDKAMGFCLFNNIAIAAAHARAQHGLERVAILDFDVHHGNGTEDFVAGREGYLLCSSFQSPYYPFSGTGELPDNIVNTPLEAGAEGDALRDLVTNQWLPALEKFKPQMLFISAGFDGHIEDTMAQLRFREDDYQWVTERLREFADEHCNGRIVSALEGGYALSALGRSVVAHLRGMIGG, from the coding sequence ATGCCCATCGTCGGATTTTTTACCAGCCCCGCCTGCGGCCTGCACGACATGGGTGCAGAACACCCGGAAAGCCCGGCCCGGCTCGATGCCATTCAGGATCAGTTGCTGTCCAGCGGCATGGAATACGTACTGCGTTTTTTCGACGCACCCAAGGCAACGCGCAGCCAGCTGGGACTGGTACATACCCCGGATTACGTGGATTCAATTTTCGCCCGCGCGCCCAGCGAAGGCTTCGAAGCCCTCGATGAAGATACCCGTATGTGCCCTGAATCACTGGACGCGGCCCTGCACGCCGCGGGGGCGGCCGTGGATGCGGTGGACAGGGTGATTGCGGGTGAAGTGAATTCCGCCTTCTGCTCCGTGCGCCCCCCGGGCCACCACGCCGAACGCGACAAGGCCATGGGCTTCTGCCTGTTCAACAACATCGCCATCGCCGCCGCCCACGCCCGCGCGCAACACGGGCTGGAGCGCGTTGCCATCCTCGACTTCGATGTACACCACGGGAACGGCACGGAGGATTTTGTCGCCGGTCGCGAGGGCTACCTGCTGTGTTCCAGTTTCCAGTCGCCCTATTACCCGTTCAGCGGCACAGGTGAATTGCCGGATAACATCGTAAATACACCACTGGAAGCGGGTGCCGAGGGCGATGCGCTAAGAGACCTGGTGACTAACCAGTGGCTACCGGCACTGGAAAAATTCAAGCCACAGATGCTGTTTATCTCTGCGGGCTTCGACGGACATATCGAAGATACGATGGCGCAGCTGCGCTTTCGCGAAGACGACTACCAGTGGGTGACCGAAAGGCTGCGAGAGTTTGCCGATGAGCATTGTAACGGCCGTATAGTTTCCGCGCTGGAAGGCGGCTACGCGCTATCTGCGTTGGGGCGCAGTGTGGTGGCGCACCTCAGGGGAATGATTGGTGGTTGA